Within the Melopsittacus undulatus isolate bMelUnd1 chromosome 5, bMelUnd1.mat.Z, whole genome shotgun sequence genome, the region ATTAACTAGAAATTCACTTAACCTGAGATTAATCTTGCAAGACAGGAAATGAAAGGTAATGCAGCACAGGCCTTCTGAGACATGTATTAATCCCAGCCTTTGACACAAACATGgttttaaatagcaaaatagCAAATGAGCGATCCTTATCTCCCTGTGAAGTCCCACATCTGTAGTGTTTGCCTCAAGAAATCTAGGCAGGAGAAACACTTATCCATGCCCATCACTGACTTTTTCTACTTCACCTTGGAATAAAACTAGAGTGCCTCATTTCCACTCCAGTTTAAAACATGGTCACTCCAGGATGTGAGTGCATTAGCAAAACAGCAATTTTGATcaggaaaatgcagaagaaCACAGATTATGCAATGTCTGCAGATCTTTTACAGGAGGGAAGGCAAAAAAGTGATGACTGTAAACCCATAAATGGTCCATGGTCAAGCAACGCTGGAaattctctctccctctctaaCCATGCAAAAGGAATAAATTAACCACTGCTGTCTGAGGAAGCCTGAGCCCTCCCAGCTCTTAGTACAAAGTCTGAAGAAACAACGAAGAGCAAAGAATTGTCAGGCACCTGGATAAACAGAATACAGAATCATCTGTGGTGTCTTTAGGCCTCATGCAGATGTTTGAGACTGATGTTACTTACTCATCACAAGGTGGCCAGGTTAGATTCCTCTTTCATTTCATCATGTATCTACATTTGTATACTTTTATCATGATATGAAATACTTCTGTGACTGTTGCAGTATACCTGCAGTGCTTTAGTAGTTTTGGACTGTTTAAAAGAGTTATAAACGAAGATACTTAGCACCTTGCCAAGACACAGTTGCAAAATCTTGTACTGACGCTTGCTGAACAGTAAGAAAAGTTGgatttctgctttgatttgtgTCACTCAAGCAGAGACTCACAGAAATGGCACACCCACACTATTTCAGGAGGATCTTTGGGACATCTTACCTTTCCTTGCATGTTACAGAAGCTTACCTTTCGCAAGCAAGGAACAAGAGGAACTAGCAATGCACTGCAGTCACCTGTTTTGGGAGGAATTtatccctgctgcagcctgaatGACCCTCTCCTGGCCTGGGGAGCCAGATCCTCAGGAGAAACCCAGCCTGCGTGCACTGCCCTGCAGGACCCTCTTCCCTACCCCCAGCCTGCCTCCAGGTCTACCCGGGTCACTTCAGCCGGTCACTCGCCTCCCGCATCCCGCTacttcccccatccctgccgCCGCAAATCAGTGTGGAAAAGCGCGGAGCGGCTCCCGAGGTCTCCGGAGCGGGGACCCTCTCCGTGGCTGGGGGGATAGGGGAGGGTCCTACGCCGCTGCACATGCAACGCCTGTCAGTGTGCTGCTCGGAAACCCCTTCACCTAAACAACCCTCCGCGCTCCGGGCCGCTTTTCccgggagcagggagggaagcgGCGCGTCCCCCCGGCTCCCGGGAGGGGCTGAGCCCTGCCGGGCTGTGCAGCCGAcctgttgctttgctttgtacAAGCATAGCCGCCCGTTCAGAGGTCTACTGCAGTACTCCGAGACGTGTGAGAGAAAGAAGACTCACTACCTCACTCAGCCCCTTTCAAAGGTGCCCGGCGAGACAATGATACCCGGCCACTGTCGAAACCTGCTGGCTGCGAGCATTCCTGGTGAGGGGGGGGCCGAGGCGGGAAGGGAAGAACCTCCTGCGGGTGGATAACCCCCTCCTGAGTGTAACCATTTAGGCACCACCACATCTCGCTCTTTCCCATACAGCCAAACCCTAGCGAGGGCTCCAGGTGTTGTAAACCCTAGGCAAGAGTCGGGGTACCCCGGAGGATCAAATCACACATTCGTGAGGGGTCCCGCAGACGCGGCCGCCAAGTCCCCGGGAACGGTGCGGTCGCCCAGCATTGGCCGGGCTCCCTGGGCTCCCCCCGCCCCGAAAGTACCCCCAGCCAGCGGTGGGGCTGCGGGAGGCGAGCGGGGACGGCTGTTCTCCCAGAGGGAACCATCCGCTATTCCTGCCCAGGGCGGTTACCCCGGGAGCGCCGCACACCCGGTCGACCCCTCCCGCCGCTCACTCAGGCGCCCACCGACGAGCGCGCTCGGCTTGGCAGAGTGTGCTGAGTAGCTAATAACATAACAACCCGGCTTTGATCAATCCGAACTAATTACCCCTCTTAATTAAAGTCTTTAGCAGTTGTTGCAGTGTTTTGGCAGGGAAGCGGAGGAGGTTTGTCGCTCGGCATCCCCTGCGCCGAGCTCCCCGGCCCAGCCGCAGCCCCCCATGGGCGAGTTATTTATTTCCACGAGGTCAAcgaaataatttttttctttctttttttttttcttttttttcttttcttgtttttttttttttttttcacgtGCAAGAAGAATCAAACCGAAATTCAAATTCGTACATAGCGGACCAATTCTGTCCATATAGATACGATATTCAGGAGGAAAGAGGGGAGAGGTGGAAAACAAGAAGGGGGAGGAATAACCAGCAGGCAGCGGAGGCAGGGCGGGATCAACACAATGGAGATATATACATCGAAATAATTAAAGTGGTGCAGCGTTCCCGGCTCGGGTAATACAGACCCCaaataaatacagcagaaattGGCTTGGCGcgtttcttttcctttttcttttttaaatcatctCTCCACCTGAGATGAAACGACAAAAAAAATagagtcttaaaaaaaataaaattagaaaaataaagagggGAAACAACCGGTCCCATGGACGTTAGTGGCGATATAGAGCATAACACACAAAACCGCTTAACAGGTGCATGCAAAGGGCGGCGGGAGCTCCCGCACTCAAGGCTGGAGCTGTGGAGGGCCCGGCAACAGCGGCCCGGCTGGGGCCGGGGGTTGGTCAGGCCCCCCCAGCTCTGCGGGGGCTCGGGGCAGTCCCAGGGCGCTGTCGTGCAGCTTGCGGACGTGCTTCTTGAGGTCAAAGTTCCTGCAGAAGCCTTTGCCGCAGGTGGGGCAGGTGAAGGGCTTCTTGTCGTTGTGGGTGTGCATGTGGAACGTCAGGTTGTACACCTGATGGAAAGCCTTGTTGCAGATATTGCACTTGAATTGCTTTTCGCCGCTGTGAGTCAGCTTGTGGTTTTTGTAATTGCCTGGGAACAAGACAAAAAGGGTCAAGGGACCCGGGGATGAGAACTGGGTGCTGccaagaggaggggaaaaacccCCAACCATCCCGAAACCCCGACCCACTCCCAGAGCTATGCTTTAACCGAAAATGACCGCCGACCACTCCGCAAACACCCTCCTTTTCCCCATCCACCCGCAGTCGGTCCCTTGACAGACAGAACCGTAGAAcattttgggttggaatggaccttaaagatcatccagttccacacccctgccacaggcagggacactttccactacgaccagggtgctccaagccccatccaacctggccttgagcactgccagggatggggcagccacagcttctctgtggaAATAATcgaaaaaacaaaaatcccacaaatTACCGAATTAAAACCCCTTGATTCAGCCTTTCCAGCAGCGCGGGGAGAAAAGCGAACTAAATCCCGcactgggagaggaaaaaaagcgGCGAACTCGTTTGCCGAACGGCTGGTTGCCGTGCTCCGACAACGGGCGCTGCCGCGGGAAGGCGGAACCAGAGCCCGGCCCCACGCCGGGTAGTGCAGAGGGAAATGGGCCGGGGACAGCGTACTTAATATTAACCTCAATCTCTAGTAGCAGCCATTAAACCCAAAATAAACTCTCCCCCTTCCCCGCCGCGAATCGTCGAGACGCTCGGCCTCTGCTGGGGGGCCCGGGAAGGAAGAGTGCTCTGGGGCCAGGTACCTTTCTGGTGAAATCCTTTGCCGCAAAATTCACAAACAAAAGGTTTGTAGCCAGCGTGTATTCGTGTGTGAGTGTTCAGGGTCGAGCTCCGGTTAAAGGCTTTGCCGCACTGGTTGCACTTGTGTGGCTTTTCCTGGAGGGAAACAAACACCAAAGTCACGGCTCGGTGGTTGGTGTGCGGGTGTACGGGGTCTGCGGGTGTGCAGGCGTTCTGTGTGTTAGCTGGTGGCTCCCGCTCGGGTGAGGGGCACCCCGCGGTACCCCACAGCTCCTGGGGCAAACGAAATCCCGCGGCTCCAGCTCAACCGCCCCCTGTAACGCGCCGCTGCCCGACGGGGCCCTGGCCCCCCCGAAAAGGCTGGGACGGGAGAGACAGAGAGACAggagagaaggagagacagagagaaggaGGGACGGAGGGACGGAGGGACGGAGGGACGGAGGGACGGAAGGGAAGCTCACCTGGGTGTGGATGATCTTGTGCCGGCAGAGCGTGCTTGCCTGTCTGAAGCCCTTCCCGCAAACTTTGCAAACAAAGGGTCTGGCTCCCGTGTGCACCGGCATATGGCGAGTTAAGTTATAATGTGCATTAAATACCTTGAGAGTGAaatcagacacacacacaaaaataaaaataacaattgcGATTAGTAGGCGAGAGCGCCGAAGGGAAAGCCGTCgcttaaaaatcaaacaagcGAGGGACCGAGAACCCGGCTTTCAGACTGCCGGGGCAGgaggctggggagaggggaaggaagggaggcgGACTGCCGCTCTACTTGCCTTTCCACAAACTTCACACGTGAAAACTTTGGGCTTGCTGCTGGGGGAGCCGCGGCTGAACTCCGACGTCTTGTAGGCGATTTTTTCCGAGAGGATCTGGGCACTCTCTTTCATGTAGTGCTGCAGCTGGGTCTGAGACAAGTCCTTGAAGGCCACCCCCGCCGGGTACTTGTCCACGGCCGGCAGCACCAGCTTGTTCCGCTCCGCCAGGTAAGCCTTGGGCTGCGGGTGCAAGGGGGAGCTGAGAAAATAAGAAGCCACCGGGTGGATGTTGACACTGGAGGACGGGTGACAAGGGCTGTCGCCTCGGTTGAAATAGCACAGGGCTCCCATGGCGTGGAAGGAGGAGTGATTGACCACTCGGGGTCTTACCAGTTTGTACTGCTGCAAGGGCAGGGCATCGCGGGGGAAATCTCCTTTCAAGCTCAGGGCACAGTTCAAGAGATCGCCGCAGCTAAAGGAGGGCGAGGAAGAGGAGTCTAAATGAGCCTTCCTGGGTTCCGCTCCGGCCACCGCCGCTTTGGGCAGGGGGTCGTACGCCACCGGGACAAAGGGGATCatgcaggggatggaggagTTGAGGTGCAGCGGGTGCTTGGGGTCGCCTTTGGCCACGGAGCCGTGGAGGAGCTGCGGGACGGGGATGGAGCGGGGCTCTGGCGTCCGCGCCATGATGCGCTCAATGGAGAAGGCGAGGGGCTTGGGCGTGCTGATCATGTTGCTCCTGGCAGACAGGCTTTCTCTGGCTGGAGGAGTCGCTAGGATTTTGGTCGCCGTGTGGTGGCCACTATTGTCCATGGCTGGATTGCATTTGTTCGCCCGGTTTGAGCCGCTTTGGTAGAcgcctctttttttttttttccctatcctCTCCCCTCTCGCTCTGTTTCACTCTCTCTGCCCCTTCTCTTGTCACTGATCTGCAAGGAGGGAGAGCAGCATCGCCGCCGCCACCAGCACCATCACCTCCTCAGCCGGCGGAACCAGCCCTCTGAGCCCGGCGGCCTCAAGCCAGCCCATCGCCGGTTACTTTGGCGCGCCAGTGACTCGGGACAATCGCTACTTATTTCTATCAATAGCAAGTGTTGTGTCAATAACGCAGCCAAGATCTCGCCAATCGTTAACTTCCAAGAGGAGAAGGTAAACTAGATAATTGCTCAATTCGCTTCCAACAGTCAACAGGAAAAGttttcccccccccagaaaGCGGCTACTTTTCATTGGCGCCCGCGCCTCCCCCGCCCAGGGAAGGAGGCGTCTCCATCCTTCTCGCCTCTCTCCCCTCggcctccctcccttcttttttattattattatttgcaatCTGCTTAACCAGGCTTTAGAGGCCAAGCAAATCCGAGATCAATTTTCTTGTTTAGCTTTAAGTGACATCATCTAAAATCATTGTCCAAGTGCTAAATAGGGATGTGAAACCCAATTCAAGGGCAAGCGCCAGGGTATTTGTCAAACGAGGTGCTGCAGAAGAAGCGGCTGGAGGGGAAGCTGTTTATTTCCTTGCCACTTCCCAGCCCGAGCTCTCTTTGTGCGtaggtctgtgtgtgtgtctgaaggatggagggagggagatggctgctctgctcctgggacTGCTGCTGGTCTGCTCACTGCTTTACAGAACAAGGTCAGGCGGCGGTGAGCTTTTGGAAAACACAGTACACAAATGAGCGAGGAACTTGTGACAAGCAGACTGCGGGAGCAGCGCAAAGGGAGGCAGGAGCCATCAGGGCCAAAGTCCAACGGGTGCTTATGAGCAAAAGGATGAATCAAAACCTGgggctggggaagaaaaggagaaggtaGGAAGAGGGAGTGCCTTTTAAATCTGAAGC harbors:
- the FEZF1 gene encoding fez family zinc finger protein 1, whose translation is MDNSGHHTATKILATPPARESLSARSNMISTPKPLAFSIERIMARTPEPRSIPVPQLLHGSVAKGDPKHPLHLNSSIPCMIPFVPVAYDPLPKAAVAGAEPRKAHLDSSSSPSFSCGDLLNCALSLKGDFPRDALPLQQYKLVRPRVVNHSSFHAMGALCYFNRGDSPCHPSSSVNIHPVASYFLSSPLHPQPKAYLAERNKLVLPAVDKYPAGVAFKDLSQTQLQHYMKESAQILSEKIAYKTSEFSRGSPSSKPKVFTCEVCGKVFNAHYNLTRHMPVHTGARPFVCKVCGKGFRQASTLCRHKIIHTQEKPHKCNQCGKAFNRSSTLNTHTRIHAGYKPFVCEFCGKGFHQKGNYKNHKLTHSGEKQFKCNICNKAFHQVYNLTFHMHTHNDKKPFTCPTCGKGFCRNFDLKKHVRKLHDSALGLPRAPAELGGPDQPPAPAGPLLPGPPQLQP